CGATACCGGCATTCTCGGCGATCACGGTGGCCGGTCGGGCCACGATGTCGCGGTTGAGGTGCTTGCCGTCCGGCCACATGTAGCTCCGCAGCGTCTCGCGCTCCTCGGTGCTGCACAGGTAGCCGCCTTCGGCCTTGAGGGCTTCGAGCATATCGTCGTAAATGCTTTCGTAAAGGGCCACGGCATTTTCGGACGAACAGGAAGCGGAGTTGTTGGCGATTTTGGAGAGCCTGATCTTGTGGGCGGCAGCCTCCAGGTCCGCGCTGTCGTCGACAATGGAAACCACATTGCCGGCGCCAACCGTCTGGGCCGGTTTCCCGGCGGCGTACACCACCTTGACCAGGGCGGCGCCGCCGGTCGCCACGGCATAGTCGCAGTTGGCCATGACCTCGGCGGTTTTGGCATGGCTGGTGTTCTTGATGCACTGCATCAAGTCCGCGGGGGCGCCGATTTTTTCCAGGGCCTTGCGCGCATGCATCACGGTTTCGTAGGATGTTTTCTGGGTTCTGGGGTGCGGCGACACGATCTGGGCGTTCCTGGTTTTGAGCGTGCTCAGGGCCAGGCAGCAGATGGTCGATTCGGGGTTGGTGCAGGGCACCACGTTGGCGATGACGCCGATGGGCTTGGCGTATTTGCGAATGCCCAGCGCCTTGTTTTCTTCGATGAGGCCGCTGGTCTTGGCGCCGCGCATGTCATAAAGCGTCCCCAGGGTTTTGTTTTTGATCTTGTTCTTTTTATCTTCGGCGTTGCCGATGTCCGACTCCTCCACGGCCATGTAACCGAGTTTGTGGCGAACGTCTTCTTTCAGAAATTCCCATGCCACGGCTTCGACCATCTCGTCGACCTTTTCCTGGGGCCAGAATTCGACCTCCTTGAAGGCCTTGCGTGCACGTTCATACATCTTTTGAACATTGTCTTCCATGATGCATTCTCCTGTTTTTCAAATATGTTTTAATATCAAATCACAATGGCAAAAAAGGGCACAAAAATGACAATTGCCATGTTCCGATACCATTACTTCAGCGGCAGGGCGTAGCCCATTTCCTCAAAAGCTTCTTTGGCGACCACGAAAAAGTTCCTGATGTCCTTTTCGGTGATCAAACCGAGGTTGCACAGGCGGAAGGTTTCCAGGCCGAACATCTTGCCGGGATAGATGGTAAACCCCCTTTCATAGCAGTAGTCGTGCAGCTTGAAGAAGTCGAAGCGCCCGTCCCCGGGAGCCTGCACGGTTACCACCAGGCGGCCCTGGATCTCCCGGTCGATGACCGATTTGAGGCCCATCTCCCCGAGCCCGCGGTGAATCGCCTCCCAACACTTGGTCAACCGTTCCCAGCGTGCGTGCTCGCCCTCCTCGAAATATTCCCTGGCGGCCTGCTGCAGCGCATAAATGGTCTGTACCGGGGGGGTGAAATGCATTTCACCCACCCGTTCGAAAAAATCGTACTGCATGAACAGGTTGCAGTAATAGGATCGCGTCGGATAGTCTTTGGACTTTACGATTTCGGCGATGTTTCCAACGGTCCACGATGCGCCGGTCATGCCGGCCAGGCCCTTCTGGGCCGAAGACATCAGAAAGTCGATGTTCTCTTTTTCGATGTCTATGGGCATGAGGCCGTATGTGGAAATGGTGTCGACCACGAACACGGCGCCGTTGTCGTGGGCCAGCCTGCCGATTTGCCCGACGGGGTTCAGGACGCCCGTGCCGGTTTCGTGGTGAACGGCAGCCACGACCGCAATGTCCCTGTCTTTTGCCAGGGCCTCTTCGACGGCCGTTAGATCCGGCAGACCGGTGGCGGGAAACTTGAGGTCGATGCAGGG
This region of Deltaproteobacteria bacterium genomic DNA includes:
- a CDS encoding 2-aminoethylphosphonate aminotransferase, which codes for MEVVKPVKRNVLLNPGPATTSDAVKYAQVVPDICPREQEFVDVMTRVRRDLVKVVHGDPEKYSAVIFTGSGTIVQDVLVNSLVPEGKKICVVNNGAYAARMVEIAAYYHIPCIDLKFPATGLPDLTAVEEALAKDRDIAVVAAVHHETGTGVLNPVGQIGRLAHDNGAVFVVDTISTYGLMPIDIEKENIDFLMSSAQKGLAGMTGASWTVGNIAEIVKSKDYPTRSYYCNLFMQYDFFERVGEMHFTPPVQTIYALQQAAREYFEEGEHARWERLTKCWEAIHRGLGEMGLKSVIDREIQGRLVVTVQAPGDGRFDFFKLHDYCYERGFTIYPGKMFGLETFRLCNLGLITEKDIRNFFVVAKEAFEEMGYALPLK
- a CDS encoding aldehyde dehydrogenase family protein; protein product: MEDNVQKMYERARKAFKEVEFWPQEKVDEMVEAVAWEFLKEDVRHKLGYMAVEESDIGNAEDKKNKIKNKTLGTLYDMRGAKTSGLIEENKALGIRKYAKPIGVIANVVPCTNPESTICCLALSTLKTRNAQIVSPHPRTQKTSYETVMHARKALEKIGAPADLMQCIKNTSHAKTAEVMANCDYAVATGGAALVKVVYAAGKPAQTVGAGNVVSIVDDSADLEAAAHKIRLSKIANNSASCSSENAVALYESIYDDMLEALKAEGGYLCSTEERETLRSYMWPDGKHLNRDIVARPATVIAENAGIDVPADTRFLMVIGEKIGPEDRFSGEKISPVLTVWKWSDFDEMLDRLEKILKFSGEGHSVSIHSENDERRVQLALRANVGRVVCNMPHAHANSGGWNTGLPTTDTLGCGTWAGNIFSGNVNWLNFMNYTLLSIPKEEYVPSAEDLCANYLKKWGNN